One region of Halohasta litchfieldiae genomic DNA includes:
- a CDS encoding MBL fold metallo-hydrolase, with product MQVTFLGTGSALPTGSRMQTGVLLSAGRQSLLVDCGSGILHRLANTETGYEGVSSVLLTHHHLDHVADLLPLLKARWLAGEEHLEIVGPQGTKELVDGLLSLHDYLDGRIDLQMREVTAGHSFEIAGFSVEGYETRHSMDGLAYRFAEADDEQPLFAFSSDTEAFTGLGRFASGCRVLAHDCSFPDGVDVSGHPTPTQLGDALADCEVDRLYLTHLYPHTEGKHDEMRQAIACGGFDGEIRFARDGLRVDL from the coding sequence ATGCAGGTTACGTTTCTCGGAACGGGAAGCGCACTGCCGACTGGGAGCCGGATGCAGACCGGGGTCCTGCTGTCGGCTGGTAGGCAGTCCCTACTAGTGGACTGTGGAAGCGGTATTCTCCACCGGCTGGCGAACACCGAGACCGGCTATGAAGGCGTCAGTAGCGTGCTGCTCACTCACCACCATCTCGACCACGTCGCCGATCTGTTGCCGCTGTTGAAAGCCCGGTGGCTCGCCGGCGAAGAACACCTCGAAATCGTCGGCCCGCAGGGAACCAAGGAGTTGGTCGACGGACTGCTATCGCTCCATGACTATCTGGATGGTCGAATCGATCTCCAGATGCGGGAAGTGACTGCCGGCCACTCCTTCGAGATTGCGGGATTCAGCGTTGAAGGGTACGAAACCAGACACTCGATGGACGGGTTGGCCTATCGATTTGCCGAGGCCGACGACGAGCAGCCACTGTTCGCGTTCAGCAGCGACACGGAGGCGTTCACCGGATTAGGGCGGTTCGCCAGTGGTTGTCGGGTTCTGGCCCACGATTGTTCGTTCCCCGACGGGGTCGACGTGTCGGGCCACCCGACTCCCACACAGTTGGGTGACGCACTGGCTGACTGCGAGGTCGACCGCCTCTACCTAACGCATCTCTACCCCCACACCGAGGGAAAACACGACGAAATGCGCCAGGCAATCGCCTGCGGTGGGTTCGACGGCGAGATCCGGTTCGCCCGCGACGGGCTGCGTGTCGACCTCTAA
- a CDS encoding glycosyltransferase family 2 protein → MGTSGEPTVSFIIPARNETSYLPATLESLARLKTTVEYEQIVVDGKSDDGTPEIAREYDTRLIAGTGTGQGDDRHLGVEAASGRWLAFIDADTCVR, encoded by the coding sequence ATGGGGACGAGCGGGGAGCCGACAGTTAGCTTCATCATACCGGCACGGAACGAGACGTCGTATCTGCCGGCTACCCTTGAGAGTCTGGCACGGCTGAAGACCACTGTCGAGTACGAGCAGATCGTTGTCGACGGAAAAAGCGACGACGGGACACCGGAGATTGCCCGCGAGTACGACACTCGTCTGATTGCGGGAACGGGAACTGGACAGGGTGACGACCGGCATCTGGGTGTGGAGGCGGCGTCGGGTCGCTGGCTGGCGTTTATCGATGCCGACACCTGTGTTCGGTAG
- a CDS encoding ABC transporter substrate-binding protein produces MTGNQPKISRRTALKTTGVAVATGLAGCTGNGSEGASNQLELLHAWSSGDGNAAIAALIEGFQEEHPDIEFAEEPVNGAARGNLDQVMQNRLQANDPPSTFQTWPGKTLGKFGGAYEDIEGDVWNDDLKENYLSGPQAQAQYDGSYVTVPLNIHRINNLFYNTAVLDEAGVDPESLSSPSDVVDACATIDENTDAVPFAHQTSGAWSTTQLWETILLAQAGIEGYEAFINGNGDSGQVQDALQSVVDLSEYYPSDSSSISLTEANTMVMEGDAAFIHQGDWAAGAYGGNDEFNYGEDWGHVTYPGSEGSYLLNMDSFPYLANNPSPEATKQFLSYCGTAEAQVLFNAEKGSIPPRSDADVSSLNQFQQDQFEDFNAADSQPPSVEHGLAVSPGVKTNISSAFSGFLESADPASTADDLIGSFN; encoded by the coding sequence ATGACAGGAAACCAACCGAAGATCTCGCGTCGTACTGCGCTGAAAACAACGGGCGTTGCTGTTGCAACCGGGTTGGCAGGCTGCACCGGAAACGGCAGCGAGGGCGCTTCGAACCAGTTGGAACTGTTGCACGCGTGGTCCTCCGGCGACGGAAACGCGGCCATTGCCGCACTCATCGAGGGGTTCCAGGAGGAACACCCCGACATCGAATTCGCAGAAGAGCCGGTCAACGGCGCGGCCCGCGGCAACCTCGATCAGGTCATGCAAAACCGGTTGCAGGCCAACGACCCACCCAGTACGTTCCAGACGTGGCCGGGCAAAACCCTCGGGAAGTTCGGGGGCGCGTACGAAGACATCGAGGGCGACGTGTGGAACGACGACCTCAAGGAGAACTACCTTTCGGGTCCACAGGCACAAGCCCAGTACGACGGCAGCTACGTCACCGTCCCGCTGAACATCCACCGAATCAACAACCTGTTTTACAACACGGCTGTCCTCGACGAGGCCGGCGTCGACCCCGAGAGCCTCTCGTCGCCGAGCGACGTGGTCGACGCCTGCGCGACGATTGACGAGAACACCGACGCCGTCCCCTTCGCCCACCAGACCAGCGGGGCGTGGTCGACAACCCAACTGTGGGAGACGATCCTGCTGGCACAGGCCGGGATCGAAGGCTACGAGGCGTTTATCAACGGGAACGGCGACAGCGGGCAGGTCCAAGACGCACTGCAGTCGGTCGTCGACCTCAGCGAGTACTACCCGAGTGACTCCTCGTCGATCTCACTCACGGAGGCCAACACGATGGTCATGGAAGGCGACGCCGCGTTCATCCATCAGGGAGACTGGGCGGCAGGTGCCTACGGTGGCAACGACGAGTTCAATTACGGCGAGGACTGGGGCCACGTTACCTACCCCGGAAGCGAGGGGAGCTACCTGCTAAACATGGACTCGTTCCCGTACCTCGCCAACAATCCCTCACCGGAGGCGACCAAACAGTTCCTCAGCTACTGCGGCACTGCCGAGGCACAGGTGTTGTTCAACGCCGAAAAGGGGTCGATCCCGCCGCGGAGCGACGCCGACGTGTCCAGTCTCAACCAGTTCCAGCAGGACCAGTTCGAGGACTTCAACGCCGCCGACAGCCAGCCGCCGTCGGTCGAGCACGGACTGGCCGTCTCGCCGGGGGTCAAAACCAACATCAGCAGCGCCTTCAGCGGCTTCCTCGAAAGCGCCGATCCGGCCTCGACGGCCGACGACCTCATCGGATCGTTCAACTAG
- a CDS encoding carbohydrate ABC transporter permease has translation MRNLLTRLKRRWSDTDRARTDGGVDSTASFWERDVVRSAPFWLPPFLLIGLFVYGAVLWNIVLSLTSFTGLGSPDYGSLSLENYVIAFQGGVPSWSELTVSPIWNSAWNTVVLMVTFSVVCLALGLILAILVDQQIRFENTFRTIYLLPMSLSFVVTAKFWLYMYNPQTGLINIAVQSLGFQPVEIVQNPDLKLAAVAFALIWQFSGYAMIVYLAGLRAIPTGHFEAARVDGASTIRMYWRVIIPQLRTATVSALVVLTVFSLKAFDFLFSMYGGYQPGPSADILATRMVREAYANGNWAYGSTIAVILFVMALMIVTPYIYSQYKRGEL, from the coding sequence ATGCGTAATTTATTGACGCGGCTGAAACGCCGGTGGTCGGATACCGACAGGGCTCGCACCGATGGCGGCGTCGATTCGACCGCTTCCTTTTGGGAGCGGGACGTTGTCAGATCCGCGCCGTTCTGGCTGCCGCCGTTCCTCTTGATCGGGCTGTTCGTCTACGGAGCAGTCCTGTGGAACATCGTCCTCTCGTTGACGAGCTTTACGGGGTTGGGCAGTCCCGACTACGGCAGTCTCAGTCTCGAAAACTACGTTATCGCGTTTCAGGGCGGGGTTCCCTCGTGGTCGGAGCTGACTGTCTCACCGATCTGGAACTCCGCGTGGAACACGGTCGTTCTGATGGTCACCTTCTCGGTTGTCTGTCTCGCCTTGGGACTCATCTTGGCCATCTTGGTCGACCAGCAGATCCGCTTCGAGAACACCTTTCGGACGATCTACCTGCTGCCGATGAGCCTCTCGTTCGTCGTGACGGCGAAGTTCTGGCTGTATATGTACAATCCACAGACGGGGCTCATCAATATCGCGGTCCAGTCGCTTGGGTTCCAACCGGTCGAAATCGTTCAGAACCCGGACCTGAAGCTGGCGGCGGTCGCCTTTGCGCTGATCTGGCAGTTTAGCGGCTATGCGATGATCGTCTATCTGGCTGGCCTGCGGGCGATTCCGACGGGCCATTTCGAGGCTGCCCGCGTCGACGGAGCCTCGACGATCCGGATGTACTGGCGCGTGATCATCCCACAGCTTCGGACTGCCACAGTGAGCGCACTCGTCGTGCTGACGGTGTTCTCGCTGAAGGCCTTCGACTTCCTGTTTTCGATGTACGGAGGCTACCAGCCCGGTCCCTCGGCGGACATCTTGGCTACCCGAATGGTTCGGGAGGCCTACGCCAACGGGAACTGGGCCTACGGGTCGACGATAGCGGTAATTCTGTTCGTGATGGCACTGATGATCGTCACGCCGTACATCTACTCGCAGTACAAGCGAGGTGAGCTATGA
- a CDS encoding carbohydrate ABC transporter permease, protein MSHETATPDDTTTRSLLGYPLRRIGLYLVLGAMAAFYLIPIETGLMTAITSPETYTGTHPYLPPLEPLIPGTGEFSLQPWGTAFEGLQSGLVNSLIMVIPATILSGLLGSMAAYGLTTISWRGQIGIYILFVAGIFIPYQAVLVPLTQFWYNVVPLRTLFEPIALTLPFVQEYHWKLVALTITHVAYGLPICTLLFRAHYKKLSDEMIEAARLDGASIYRIYRRIILPLSIPMFAVVFIYQFTQLWNDLLFALTIVQFGDAAVVTQELVGIGVSQSGTNFPLRMAAALLAALPTLLVYIVFGDKFAKGVAA, encoded by the coding sequence ATGAGCCACGAGACAGCCACACCCGACGACACCACGACACGATCACTGCTCGGCTACCCGCTCCGCCGAATCGGACTGTATCTGGTCCTCGGGGCGATGGCCGCCTTCTACCTCATCCCGATCGAAACGGGGCTGATGACCGCCATCACGAGCCCCGAAACCTACACCGGGACCCATCCGTACTTGCCGCCGCTGGAGCCACTGATTCCGGGGACCGGCGAGTTCTCGCTGCAGCCGTGGGGGACCGCCTTCGAGGGGCTCCAGTCGGGGCTCGTCAACAGCCTGATCATGGTGATCCCGGCGACAATCCTCTCGGGACTGCTCGGCAGCATGGCCGCCTACGGGCTGACGACGATCAGCTGGCGGGGACAGATCGGGATCTACATCCTCTTTGTCGCGGGAATCTTCATCCCATACCAAGCCGTCTTGGTGCCGCTGACGCAGTTCTGGTACAACGTTGTCCCGCTACGGACGCTGTTCGAGCCGATTGCGCTCACCCTGCCGTTCGTCCAAGAGTACCACTGGAAACTCGTCGCGCTGACGATCACCCACGTGGCCTACGGGCTACCGATCTGTACGCTGCTGTTCCGGGCCCACTACAAGAAGCTCTCCGACGAGATGATCGAGGCCGCCCGGCTCGATGGCGCATCGATCTACCGGATCTACCGGCGGATCATCCTGCCGCTGTCGATCCCGATGTTCGCGGTCGTCTTCATCTACCAGTTCACCCAGCTCTGGAACGACCTGCTGTTCGCGCTCACCATCGTCCAGTTCGGTGACGCCGCAGTCGTCACCCAGGAACTGGTCGGCATCGGCGTCTCACAGTCCGGCACCAACTTCCCGCTTCGGATGGCGGCTGCACTGCTCGCGGCGCTCCCGACACTCCTCGTGTACATCGTCTTCGGCGACAAGTTCGCCAAGGGAGTCGCTGCGTAA